CTGCATGGAGCGTAGCGCCCCAAAAACCAGGCTGTCAGCGCGGGTTTTACCGCCGCCAGAAGGTATAACGGTACAAGTCCAGTTAATCGCTGGGATACCACCATACTCATCCAATGTGAACGTCCCTGCTAATGACGATACGGCGGGTAATAAAGCCTGCCAAATCATTACAGGGTCAATATTGAGTTTTTCGGCATCATGCTTGATGTCGCGGGCTAGGGGCGCGGGTAATACTTCATCCCAGTTAATCCGCGTTTGGCTGTAATCCATTAAGGATTTCAGCCTGATTTCGTCTTCTGGTAATACTTCACTGACTTTTACTCGTTGACTGGAAACAATGCTTTCAAATAATTTCCGGTCAACTAAGTCTTCGTACTGATTATAGAGTTTGTTAAGTTTTAGACGTTCTACAAATTCTGAATAATGAGACTCGAGAATGGTGTAGACATTGCCGACAATAGCCTGAATGATAGTCTCATCATCATCTTTGGGTGTAGACAATGGCGTAGACAATGAGCCATTGTCTACGTAGACAATAGATTTTCTACTGACATCAGTTTTTGTACTGGTATCATTTTGCTGCTTTTTGAGCCAAGCGGAGTAACATCCAGTGAGTTTTTCGTCATCGAGGCTAGGGCGCTTGGCGATTGTGTCGGCTTTTTTCCACCAACCTTCGCGCTCTTGTGAACTGAGTGGCGGTGTACAGCGATCGCAAAACCAATCGTACAAAACTCTTGGGTTATCCAGATGGTCAATCCCTAATTCATGGAGGCGACGAGATGTCGCAATCAGGTTCAGGCTCAGTTTCTGGGCTGCCATGTTGCGTCCACCGTCGCCTGTGCCATGCTCAATCAAGGTGCGGTCATCTTTGCCCAAGAAAATTTCTAAGGGTGGGTGACCATTAACAGTTGGTTTTTGTGGTTTAGGCGTGGGTGCAGGTGCTTTTGGAGAAGCTGGGGAGGCTGGGGATGCTGGGGAGGCTGGGGGGGAAAGAGGATTATTGTTTACTAAATCTTCTCTCCCCCTGCTACCCCCGCTCCCCCTGCTCGTCTCAACAGATAAATTTTTTAACAAACCCGCATTGGGCTGCTGGTGATTCAGCATCAACTCAATTACCCAGTTGGGACATTTAGCAATTTCAATATCCTGGGGAGAGCGCACCCAATGATAACTACCTGTCTCTGGGTGTACTGATGGGGGTAGTACAGATTGCCGCCCATTCCAGCGAAATTCTAGTAACTGTTCTTTACCGTTATCACCTTTGATGCCAGTTTTTTTGATGACATTATCCAAGACTGGCCAGTATTCCTCGCTGACCAAGTAAAGTAACTGTCTGCGGCCTGCTTTGCCAGAACTAAAAATTACTGTGTCGGGTAAGTCGTTATCGGCAAGCTTCTGTAATAGGGCTTCGGCGGCGTGTCCATCGGCATCAATGGCTAAAATGCCGCCTGAGATTTCACCTGTGCGGATACCGTAGCCTCTAGCTTTGCCTCGTAATTCGCAGCAGATTGCATCCCTAGACAAGGGTGCTTCACTCTGCCAAGCCTCACGGTAGGGCCGCTTTTTGCCATTTACTGGGGTTAATGCCCAATTATGAGGAATTAGTTGTAAGCCGGAAATTAAGTCTTTGGCGGTTACAGTCAGACGATTGGTTGCATACATTTTTCGAGTCTCCAAAAGTTGTGTTTACTTTTGGACAACCCCACTTGTGGAACCGCTATCGCTTGCGATAAGATTTATATAGCGAAAGCGAGACAACAAAACTAGGTTTTGTTATGTGGAGTTG
This portion of the Tolypothrix sp. PCC 7910 genome encodes:
- a CDS encoding DUF3987 domain-containing protein, translating into MYATNRLTVTAKDLISGLQLIPHNWALTPVNGKKRPYREAWQSEAPLSRDAICCELRGKARGYGIRTGEISGGILAIDADGHAAEALLQKLADNDLPDTVIFSSGKAGRRQLLYLVSEEYWPVLDNVIKKTGIKGDNGKEQLLEFRWNGRQSVLPPSVHPETGSYHWVRSPQDIEIAKCPNWVIELMLNHQQPNAGLLKNLSVETSRGSGGSRGREDLVNNNPLSPPASPASPASPASPKAPAPTPKPQKPTVNGHPPLEIFLGKDDRTLIEHGTGDGGRNMAAQKLSLNLIATSRRLHELGIDHLDNPRVLYDWFCDRCTPPLSSQEREGWWKKADTIAKRPSLDDEKLTGCYSAWLKKQQNDTSTKTDVSRKSIVYVDNGSLSTPLSTPKDDDETIIQAIVGNVYTILESHYSEFVERLKLNKLYNQYEDLVDRKLFESIVSSQRVKVSEVLPEDEIRLKSLMDYSQTRINWDEVLPAPLARDIKHDAEKLNIDPVMIWQALLPAVSSLAGTFTLDEYGGIPAINWTCTVIPSGGGKTRADSLVFGALRSMQLRADADYKERAKEYKRAIMQYEKAKDIEAIEPEKPGLRKYLFEVATIQSVLKRLSEQGNHGSLWARDEIKGLFSSLNQFSGSETEATELVLKLWDNKPTFVDRADIENSYSIAGTAVSMAGGIQNDVFRKVFKDADDGNGMQARFLFAVPEQRKKKYVPGGYCRLKDRLPVLYEWLDNLTTQTVKIAPDAQNYFAKIVDSIGDQIEQISHAGIRTWMNKLDTHILRIALALHLIECFYTPSTTDMKTLSLATLKRAVTFAQYYRSAFHILQEKISTSDDIASIMLQIHAAALSKHPDGISARDVYKDSRPIQNRAKTAGREAGAYVADLFEKMAQMGYGSVVRKGRSVRFIAFQKPNFEKGFNDVDNVDNSPECYQEPCNSEEKDCLHDRRQYPIVYVDNQNNTELRTDVECQEAQLKPTMDLIGKTVTITAGGRFDGLEGEVIAFDGEQCRLIADGKELWFAPEYLSVKS